The Metarhizium brunneum chromosome 3, complete sequence DNA window ACGGGTCCCCGGCATCGCGGTACTTGACCCTCTCGCCCGCAGGAGACCTTCTTTCAGAGCACCAAATCGCAGGTTTAGACGCCCGGTTCGTCGCCATCTCCGCCACGAGATTGGATGATCTGCTCCTAGTCGGCTCCCGCCACGGATGGATGTCTATCCTCGTTCAAAGAGACGACACATGGCACCCGATTCTGGATCTAGCAACACGCAGCCGCGACGCAATCACATCCATCGTTCCCCTCCCGCCTAGCCGGAACCCCTCGTCAGACTCACGACACATCCTCGTCACCAGCCGCGACGGCAAATACAGAATATACCAAATCCGACGGAccgacgccgccaatgctgcccttgcccttgtacACGAGACGAGCCCCCCCTTTGGGCCCATGATAGAAGGGGCGTGGTTCTCAAACACACCCACCCCGGAACTTCTTCTCTACGGATTCAGAAGTAGAGACTTTGTAATATGGAACGAATCTACGAGGGAAGAAGTCGCCTCGATCAACTGCGGCGGCGCCCACCGCACATTTCGTCTCGACTACAGCGCGGAGCAACCGGAACTATACAGATTCGCGTATACCCGGACATCCAAGCTATCCATCTACTCACAGACTCGCGTGCCGCATCGTACGGTAAAGTCCGGCACGCACGGCCGTGAGATTCGCGCGCTGAGCTCGAACAAGCGGTATATTGCATCTGGGGCAGAAGATACCTCGATCAGGATATGGGAGTACGTTGCTGCGGAtgagaagaaagaaagaggcGCAGCGATGCGGTATTTGGCATGTTTAAAGGCCCATATCACGGGGATCCAGAAACTGCACTGGTTTGAAGACGACTATCTTCTTAGTAGTGCTGGGAATGAGGAGTTTTTCGTGTGGCGCGTTCGGACCCTGGATTCTGCGTATGCGGGCCTTGCTGTTGTCTGCGAGGGGAGTTTTGCGGACAAGAGTCCGACCAGGGATTTGCGCATCATGGGTTTCGATGTTTCGAGGGCGGTGGATGGACAGAGGATGGCCATTACGCTGGCCTTTTCTAATTCAACGCTCAAGACGTATGAGTATGGCGCAGATGGTAGCTTCAAGTTGTTCGCGACTGGGCTCTATACCGGCGCATGTATCACGCAATTgaggcatcttggccagATGGATGAACAACTTTGggtgttgacggcgtctACGGATGGGCACATGGCCTTGTGGAAGACCAGAGCAGCATCGTCTGCCTTGGGCAGCCTCACGCTgcaggctgctgctcaagtACACCAGAGTAGCATCAAAAGCCTTGATATGGTCAGACAGAACGGCATCTTTCATATACTAACGGGAGGTGATGATAACGGCCTTGGATTCACAGAAGTTGCCGAGGTCCGGGACGATGCTGgtcatacggagtaccggtTTGCTGGTCGTGGAATCGTTCGCGGCGCTCACGCGGCATCAGTCAACGGTGTTGCACTGCTGGCACAGGGTCAAGATGACGGCAGAGACGGCCTCGCCGTAAGCGTCAGCAACGACCAGCGTATCAAGATTTGGCGCATCGCGAAGAGCAATCCGCAAATGGTTACACTGGCGAGTTGCATCAGCAGCGGCGTGGCAGATCCCGGTGATGTTGCGGTTGTCGATCAAGGGAGCTCACGGCAGGTGATCCTGGGCGGGATTGGAGTCGAGGCATGGAGTGTTGTGCAGTGAACGACATCTGAGACAGGGTGAAGATTAAGTGGCAGCCATTAAAGTGATGAGTTATGCCGTGGTGATTGGCCGACTTGACGttgttgccgttgatggccaTCCATCCTCCGTGCGTAACGGGAGGAGCAGGCCGTAAGTCTCGGCGATACACGGAGTACATGAGGGTTCTAAAGCGAATGGCGGCAAACCCGAATACAAAGCTCCCATACGGATTAGAGATAAATGTCTTGGACAGTTCGAGAGGCAACCGCCTTGTATGACGGCAACAAGAACGTAAGCGAGAGTGAAGTCACATCACATGTCCCAGACACTACACACGACCCAAGTTGTACCAGATTCAAAAAAGAGTTTGCAAGGACAATGTACCAGCCCGTGGTTGCGTGATTTCGGGGGCTCGCCATGCTCGAGTAGAAGCTccaatggccaagttggctcTGTCGGTTGAAAGCAGATACTTGCGTGCCTACAAGCTACCAGAtacctactcaagtactccgtacctagaCAGTAAGGCAGTAGGCAGGTAGTCGATGTGGACAAGGATACACGTCACAGAGTACAAGTACCACTATCAAAGAGGCTTTGTTGTGGCTATACGAGCTGGTAGCCGAAATGGCTGGCTTGGGAGCAACGGAAGCAGACTCTGCTGACGGCTTGAGTCATTGGAATTTGGATATTCGGTACGTCTTAACATGAAACATGACACCCTGAGGTTCCTGGTATCGGCAAAGCCTTCCATGCATGACTCTATGCCAGAGGGATCTGCGGATCTGCAGCGCATCAATGACAGGACTGGAGGTGGCGGAAACGGGAAGCCACGACTCTCATCCCTTAATAAAAAcccttttataaaaaaatgTTGTGggaataaaaataacttgTAAATTTAAAAAGGGCATtgtatttcttttaattaaatttcATATGATGAAAAAGTGCTTACCTAAgtagtattataaaagagTAGGGCCGCTGCAGCAACGGCACCTTAATAGTCAAagggatacggagtacataacGGGAAGATGGTTTGTCTGATGAAGGAGTCAGTCACGGTTCCTGCCAAGGCGCAGAAAACAATGCGGTTTCGGACAAGACGCCGTCATTGGTGGGCAAATTTCCGCGCTAGCCCAGCACAGCACAATTCACAGCACATGCACAGAGGCCAAGCCACATCTCTGGAAGGAGCGGGCCCCGGCACCATCGACCCCTGCCTGCCCTGCGCGCCCTGCTTGCCATGCTGAGTGTGCCTGGCGGCCAACCACCCGATCTCAGCGGACCAACATTCCAATCCTCCCCCGCGCGCCAATCCATTTGCAGCCCAGGCTAGCATGTGTGTACAACCTACTGTAAGTACTTCGCACGTCCGTTTGCGCGAGATTCAGTCGTCACATCATCTCCAGGTTGGCGCCCCGGCAGCACTGCCCTCTCACGACTCACGAAGCACTTGTATTTTCTGTGCTTCATTGTGCCTTGCGAAGTGCGCAACCCTGCCGTCTAGTCGTCTGCGTGGAACGCAAAGCCCCGCAATCCCCGTCCTTGTCCGAGCTTTTCACTCGACAGCCTCCATCGCGAGAGAGCACATCGTGGATCCTCGCCTGCCGGCGCTGCATGCGAAGGACGCAGCGACCCCGGTCCAAATAGTACTATCTGCACCACCAGCTGGgttttgccttggccgctCGGCCTCCCGTCCGCTGCTCCAAGTTGTCCAAGTGTCTGCACATAAGTATGTACGATCGGATCCTCCCAGGCTCGCGGCTCTCACCCCGCAAGCTTGTTCAGAAAGATCGACACTCACTCCTTCCTCGCTTTGACCTCCTCGGTTGCACAGTCGTTCCCCCGACTTTGGGTACATTTTCCATTGTTTGTCTGGCAACTCTGCCTGCCCATCTTTATATCCGGTTCCTTTGAGCCCTCACTTCGAAACTCGGTTCCCTCTAGCAAAAAAGCGCgccgccaaaaaaaaaactttttgcATATCAGACACTGCATCTTTTGACGCATTTCACATTTCATCGACAAATCATTCTTCTCTACATATCAGCAACCATGAGGTTTCAATCTCTTCTAGCAGCTACCATTATGTCCTCGCCTGTTATGATTGCCATTGCAGCCCCCGTTGGTCCTTTGGGTCCATGCCCAGACGTAAGTACCTAGGTCAATACTTTCCTCCGGTTGAACTTAGTTTCCTAATGCGTTCTCCAGTCAAAGATTGATGCTATTCTCAACGGCCGAATGAAACCTGAGGAATGTTGTTCATATGGAATATGCAAGGGCGATGTGGTCATCTCCGTCGGGGAGTAGGTACTACAAACCAAAATCAGTCAAAACCGTCGACGGCACCGAGCAGACACTCGAATTCTCTTTATCGTTTTTAGCATTCACCGGCGTTTGATACAAAAAAccttgacttttttttctggaaTTGGAGCAACTGGACGACTCGGTTGGACTCAGCCACCGGCTACGGAACAGGACTGACAGAGGACCCGTCTATTTTTTTGTGTTTTAGTTTCTTTCACTGTACGGAAACCTGGGGTATGCATTGGTGCAGAATATCTGCAATTTTACGAATGTTATGAATAAAGGTCACAGGCTACACTGGGCTGCTCTTCAATGAGCTCTATAAGCATCACCTACAAGAGGCAATAGTTTCAGGACTGAGATCAACTCGCAGCGAGTTGACCTGGTCATTAGGTAGAATCAAAGGGCGGTCGTTCTATGAATCGAACGGACTCGTTGAATACGAACTGTCAACACGAAACTCTGGCATATCTTGGGCCCTCTCCGTGACTCCAGCTAAGCTTTGCACATTGGTTGGTACCCATCCAAAATTCGGAACATGCCTGTTTAGCCCAGTAGTCTCTAGTCTCTCCACCTCTGGCCCAGCATCGGGGCCATTTCGCAAACGGGTTAGAGATCCCTGCACAAGACGACTCGTTCGTAATATGTACTAGTGCTATCAGGTTGTATCAGGAGGAATAGTAGCACTATATTAGCGGCTTTTTATCCAGCGATGGAGATTGTACAAGAATGAGGTCATTGGTCTTGGCGGACTCCCGTCCGTCGGTGATGCGCGTTGGCGGCACCGAATACGATCTGACAGGAACGGCACACAAACAGACAGTAGCAATGGCAAAGCGTATCCGAGGCCTGCCCCCTGGTCGAGAATGCGGAAAAGGGTATATTCTGAGTTGGAATTATTGAATGCATCGAGAGCACCGAGCAGGAAGATGGATTGTGGACTGTGCCGACACGTAATGGGACCCATGCCTTTTGCTTTGTAGCCGGTGGGAGAAGCGTTCCCCTGGATGTGGAGGCATTCATTCTCTGCCATGCTCAGCTGGATGACACGGCGGGAGAGTGGACATCACCGTGTGGGTTGAAATACGGCCTCGTTTTCCCTCAACGGTCAGCTTCGGGAGGCGCCCGGCCCACGGCTGACGGGCTTGGAGGTTTCCCAGAGGATGGGATTGTGCGGATAGGAATGCGATTATTGATCTCGGTTGGCCGGGGGTGTTATACGGATGATGGCTGGGTGCGagttggcttggcttggttCGGGCGTTGCCGAGTGTGGTGGGTGGTGTTGGCTGGGCGGCTGGGCTGGTGCCAAGGCAGaagggaggggaggggacTCAAGGGAACAAGGTGCCCATGGACTGACTGGCTTTGTAGGTGAGGTGAATTTGCCCGAACTCGGAATTAATAAGCAAGTGGTTGATATCTGTTTCCATCCCGTGTGCTGCCCGCTTTGCGAATTgcgacatgtacggagtactgtatGTGAGTAGTAAGTGCCCTCGAAGGCGAAATAGGTACTGGTGTGATGGATCTCTCTCTAGGTTAGAATAACCAACGTACTAGTCACCCGTAGCTAAACGGCAATGGCCACGACGAGACCAAGTCCTGCCGTTTCGTTGGGTGAGCCGCTCGTATTCCCTACATGTACGTACGCCTTTTACATGATTGTGTGCCTCAGGTAAGTAGGTACTTGGCCGATACAGGCTTCTTGTAAATGTGACCAAAGCGGCCCAAACTGGACATCGAAACACGATTTCGATCCCAGCTCTGTCAAACCAGGCACTTAAGGATTCCCCTCTCGGTATAATAGTTTGCAGCCTTAAATACTCCTACTCGTAATATTGAGTAAGTAGTCCACCTTGCACATCCGCGTCATCGACGGATAGAATCTCCCCAACTCCAGCTCAGCGTCACATACTGTTCAAGCTAGCCGTTGCGATGGACAAGCTGGGCTCTTCGCCGATGAGTCTCACTGGCAACTTGACTGCTTGGCTCTTTTCACAATAGGCATGATGGGCCATCCAATCGTCAACAAGACACTGTATCAGTGTGCAGTCGGCATATATCCAGGTCAAGTAGAAGGCGTCTTGTGCTATCCTCGCAACTGTCCAGCTCTCGAGGGCTGCAAATGAATGGTTACATTTGCTTGTCTCAAGACCAGGGTTCTCTTACAGGCCTTCACAAATTTATCAAGCCTTAGGGTACTCGCGTCAGTAGGCCTAGCATCTCCTCCCTCTGGTTCTCGTGACTCACAATCAATACCAGATCTCCCTGCGAGTGCAAGAAGAGATTATTCGCTTGTTACCCGGGCAAGAAAGTGTTCCTGTATGCGATGCGCAGAGCAGGACCAGTATTTGCCCAGATTTGTAGCGTAGCTGGGAAATTGCCTGTATCAGaagccttcttttttctggACTAAAGGAACCGCGAGGAACTTGATCTGTAAAGAGCAGTCGAGCATCTGGGTTATCTTCAAATCTCGGCAGCAATGACCAAAGGCATCCGTCGCATCACCACGGTAGTCTTGCTCAACGCCAACAAGAGCAGCTACTATGTTCCAGTTCATAAGGCTTGAGTTAACGCTTTACGAAAAAAAGATATACGGCTCGATGAGCGCGGCACTTCAGCACATCCATGGACAGTA harbors:
- the RTT10 gene encoding Regulator of Ty1 transposition protein 10; translated protein: MAQASSTSNRSIKLKREVSQVPITSVGLYTTLSGKVYIIAGEDGDLTVYDGPPTDTEEPIHRICVFEDQPIHGIRVHKDETSSAVAILLWGASYVGLLDGTPLDDGNQPLLLATTSAPDWIYDAAISPWDSSIAALATAHNEVVPMTYHPDARALTTGDVTSPSRPMLYASHLRWISPTGVLVAAGTVFGNVIVWKYHAETASHTMLFVLRGHEGSIYGVDISPELALPNGSTARLLASCSDDRTIRVWDISNHEGPHESTLDCVTETGFKAAERYDEVQAACVDGQVVPVAVAMGHASRIWGVKFGVDEGHVVRDGRLPMYSFGEDSTAQRWELSLGPSLSGTISHRQTHSLHDGKHLWARALDIRNGWIRIVTGGADGRISFIEDAAAVEEAGAQLTTIDVPHLLQSPSDSASAREMISRYDFILDDTMLAITNAGRLFLGSLSGTQTWEEVSVGQDVAPDLKSCYVLRKIGHGAAVIGTTSGRIFFFQTRQVRPVGSVPGRIVEINHLASTADTIELLVHLHGSPASRYLTLSPAGDLLSEHQIAGLDARFVAISATRLDDLLLVGSRHGWMSILVQRDDTWHPILDLATRSRDAITSIVPLPPSRNPSSDSRHILVTSRDGKYRIYQIRRTDAANAALALVHETSPPFGPMIEGAWFSNTPTPELLLYGFRSRDFVIWNESTREEVASINCGGAHRTFRLDYSAEQPELYRFAYTRTSKLSIYSQTRVPHRTVKSGTHGREIRALSSNKRYIASGAEDTSIRIWEYVAADEKKERGAAMRYLACLKAHITGIQKLHWFEDDYLLSSAGNEEFFVWRVRTLDSAYAGLAVVCEGSFADKSPTRDLRIMGFDVSRAVDGQRMAITLAFSNSTLKTYEYGADGSFKLFATGLYTGACITQLRHLGQMDEQLWVLTASTDGHMALWKTRAASSALGSLTLQAAAQVHQSSIKSLDMVRQNGIFHILTGGDDNGLGFTEVAEVRDDAGHTEYRFAGRGIVRGAHAASVNGVALLAQGQDDGRDGLAVSVSNDQRIKIWRIAKSNPQMVTLASCISSGVADPGDVAVVDQGSSRQVILGGIGVEAWSVVQ